A window from Triticum aestivum cultivar Chinese Spring chromosome 6D, IWGSC CS RefSeq v2.1, whole genome shotgun sequence encodes these proteins:
- the LOC123142793 gene encoding uncharacterized protein yields the protein MHKATHNKDAAGSEADGDRLTKLPDDLLLNILERVDTLDAIRACVLSKRMMKLPTMLSHFFLTRVFGPSEELQTNRAVAHVMDNILCRGSKRMMKLPTMLSHFFLSINSIPGQYDRARVFYLSDFLRINSAVAHVTDTILSTRSPEITIIQLKIRFILTQSDCSRIAKSVARAMATHKVGAAEFEIIPEKFSKCSPADLLVHAKQFNDFFGACPDAFAGLTRLWLNNMRFGELDIHNILSTCKLLESLRLSHCDSGFNSMLQLEHAQLTELEVEFGKFEAVELTCLPKLQLVGYKNWFNSHKYPLYFGFVRQLSKLRLAKSGSCSTGTLMFSQFLGNVPSISDLHLDFQSEKIWVLPESPKLLRPVLSNLQHVNLDHLPEGCDLAWTMFILEAAPSLKELCITVWDHWCVMARDEEFRKRNGYCEKADVEWKPHAPDFKHKNLVKLTIYGFQPDGIFVRFIRCVMEHAVNMAEIPLHDRKVCLRCGDLDPKMKCPSRYPRNADERMQIIEELGMSLPAMVRFLS from the exons ATGCACAAAGCAACTCACAACAAAGATGCTGCTGGCAGCGAAGCAGACGGAGACAGGCTTACCAAGCTGCCTGATGACCTTCTGCTCAACATTCTGGAGAGGGTGGACACGCTCGATGCAATAAGGGCCTGCGTCCTCTCGAAGCGAATGATGAAGCTCCCCACCATGCTCTCGCACTTCTTCCTAA CTCGTGTTTTCGGCCCCAGTGAAGAGCTCCAGACCAACCGTGCCGTGGCTCATGTGATGGATAACATCCTGTGCCGTGGCTCGAAGCGAATGATGAAGCTCCCAACCATGCTCTCACACTTCTTCCTAAGTATTAACTCCATTCCAGGTCAATACGACAGAGCTCGTGTTTTCTACCTCAGTGACTTTCTCAGAATCAACAGCGCTGTGGCTCATGTAACGGATACCATCTTGAGCACAAGGAGCCCCGAGATCACCATCATCCAACTCAAAATCAGATTCATCTTGACGCAATCAGACTGTTCCAGAATCGCCAAATCTGTTGCTCGCGCCATGGCAACACACAAGGTTGGCGCGGCTGAGTTTGAGATCATACCGGAGAAGTTTTCCAAGTGCTCCCCTGCTGATCTCCTCGTCCATGCGAAGCAGTTCAATGATTTTTTCGGTGCTTGTCCGGATGCATTTGCTGGCCTCACCCGTCTGTGGCTGAACAATATGAGGTTCGGTGAACTGGACATACACAACATCCTCAGCACTTGCAAGCTCTTGGAGTCTTTGCGTTTATCCCATTGTGACTCGGGGTTCAATTCTATGCTGCAGCTAGAACATGCTCAACTTACTGAGCTCGAGGTCGAGTTTGGGAAATTTGAGGCAGTAGAGCTCACTTGCCTGCCAAAACTCCAGCTGGTGGGCTATAAGAATTGGTTCAACTCTCATAAATATCCCCTGTATTTTGGTTTTGTACGACAGCTTTCAAAGCTGAGGCTTGCTAAATCTGGCTCCTGTTCGACTGGGACTCTTATGTTCAGTCAGTTCCTTGGTAATGTTCCTTCCATAAGCGATCTGCATCTGGATTTTCAAAGTGAAAAG ATTTGGGTTCTGCCAGAAAGCCCGAAGCTGCTGAGGCCTGTGCTCAGCAACCTACAGCACGTGAATCTGGACCATCTTCCTGAAGGATGTGATTTAGCTTGGACAATGTTTATTCTTGAAGCTGCACCATCCCTAAAAGAGTTGTGCATCACAGTATGGGATCATTGGTGCGTAATGGCGAGAGACGAAGAGTTTCGGAAGAGAAATGGTTACTGTGAAAAGGCAGACGTGGAGTGGAAGCCACATGCCCCTGATTTCAAGCACAAGAATCTGGTTAAGCTCACCATCTATGGCTTCCAACCTGACGGCATCTTTGTGCGATTCATCAGGTGTGTCATGGAACATGCAGTTAATATGGCGGAGATACCTCTGCATGACAGGAAGGT